From one Salmo salar chromosome ssa09, Ssal_v3.1, whole genome shotgun sequence genomic stretch:
- the LOC106612651 gene encoding sodium-dependent serotonin transporter has product MEMKQSMMMDRENEGGEKEKGEESSQENGRLMLADGGVAEKGDPKVNSGGGSGGVSNGYPTSTAPSPKEGAGGVPAGALRTLVVQQTSLDQPRETWSKKMDFLLSVIGYAVDLGNVWRFPYICYQNGGGAFLLPYMLMAVFGGVPLFYMELALGQFHRSGCISIWKHICPIFKGIGFAICIIALYIAFYYNTIMAWALYYLLASFRPTLPWTTCSNPWNTVNCLRYLSTDSNVTWTNTSTSPAEEFYTRQVLQVHMSPGLHQLGSVSWQLALCLLFIFTIVYFSIWKGVKTSGKVVWVTATFPYLVLLVLLVRGATLPGAWRGVVFYLKPDWGKLLSTTVWIDAAAQIFFSLGPGFGVLLAFASYNPFHNNCYKDALLTSSVNCLTSFLSGFVIFTVLGYMAEMRKVGVETVAKDAGPSLLFIIYAEAIANMPAATFFAIIFFLMIIMLGLDSTFAGLEGVITAMLDEFPQLLSRRREWFVLSLVCVCYLGALSTLTYGGAFVVKLFEEYATGPAVITVVFLEVIAVSWFYGTSRFCADVHMMLGFSPGLFWRVCWVAICPIFLLFIIVSFLAFPPEVKLFDYVYPPWTTVLGYCIGVSSFICVPAYMVYHLLTAKGTFKQRLLKGITPVPSGPHSDIIITHTV; this is encoded by the exons ATGGAGATGAAACAGTCAATGATGATGGACAGAGAGAAcgaaggaggagagaaagagaaaggggaggagTCATCGCAGGAGAACGGCAGACTCATGCTGGCTGACGGAGGGGTGGCAGAGAAGGGGGACCCCAAAGTGAACTCTGGTGGGGGGTCAGGAGGGGTGTCCAACGGGTACCCCACGTCCACAGCGCCGAGCCCCAAGGAGGGAGCAGGGGGTGTACCCGCGGGGGCCCTCAGGACTCTGGTGGTCCAGCAGACCAGTCTGGACCAGCCCCGGGAGACCTGGAGCAAGAAGATGGACTTTCTGTTGTCTGTGATTGGCTACGCCGTGGACCTGGGAAATGTGTGGCGCTTCCCCTACATCTGCTACCAAAACGGCGGAG GTGCCTTCCTGCTGCCCTACATGTTGATGGCGGTATTCGGCGGCGTGCCTCTGTTCTACATGGAGCTGGCACTGGGGCAGTTCCACCGCAGTGGCTGCATCTCCATCTGGAAACACATCTGCCCCATCTTCAAGG GTATCGGCTTCGCCATCTGCATCATAGCGCTGTACATAGCGTTCTACTACAACACCATCATGGCTTGGGCCCTGTACTACCTGCTGGCGTCGTTCCGGCCCACCCTGCCCTGGACCACGTGCTCCAACCCCTGGAACACGGTCAACTGTCTCCGCTACCTGTCCACCGACAGCAACGTCACCTGGACCAACACGTCCACCTCGCCCGCCGAGGAGTTCTATAC GCGTCAGGTACTGCAGGTACACATGTCTCCAGGTCTGCACCAGCTTGGCAGTGTGAGTTGGCAGCTGGCTCTCTGCCTCCTGTTCATCTTCACCATCGTCTACTTCAGCATCTGGAAGGGAGTCAAGACCTCTGGCAAG gtggtgTGGGTGACAGCCACCTTCCCCTACCTTGTCCTACTGGTGCTGCTCGTTCGTGGGGCCACTCTGCCCGGGGCCTGGAGGGGTGTGGTCTTCTACCTCAAACCTGATTGGGGGAAACTACTCAGCACCACA gtaTGGATTGATGCAGCAGCTCAGATCTTCTTCTCTCTGGGGCCAGGTTTCGGGGTTCTCCTGGCCTTTGCCAGCTACAACCCCTTTCACAACAACTGCTACAA GGATGCGTTGCTGACCAGCTCTGTGAACTGCCTGACCAGTTTCCTCTCTGGGTTTGTCATCTTTACCGTGCTCGGCTACATGGCTGAGATGCGCAAAGTAGGCGTGGAGACCGTAGCCAAGGATGCTg gtcccagtctgctgttcatCATCTATGCTGAAGCCATCGCCAACATGCCCGCTGCCACCTTCTTCGCCATTATCTTCTTCCTCATGATCATAATGCTGGGGCTGGACAGCACG TTTGCCGGTCTGGAGGGGGTGATCACAGCCATGCTGGATGAGTTCCCCCAGTTGTTGTCTAGGAGGAGGGAGTGGTTTGTCCTAAGCCTGGTGTGTGTCTGCTACCTGGGAGCACTCTCCACCCTCACCTAC GGAGGTGCGTTTGTGGTGAAACTGTTTGAGGAGTACGCCACGGGACCTGCTGTCATCACTGTGGTCTTCCTAGAAGTCATCGCCGTTTCCTGGTTCTACG GGACGAGTCGTTTCTGTGCTGATGTCCATATGATGCTGGGCTTCTCCCCTGGATTGTTCTGGAGGGTGTGCTGGGTGGCCATCTGCCCAATCTTCCTACTg TTCATTATTGTCAGTTTCCTGGCGTTCCCCCCGGAGGTCAAGTTGTTTGACTACGTCTACCCACCTTGGACCACTGTTCTGGGCTACTGCATCGGAGTGTCCTCCTTCATCTGTGTACCAGCCTACATGGTGTACCACCTGCTCACTGCCAAAGGGACCTTTAAACAG CGTCTCCTGAAGGGCATCACCCCTGTACCCAGTGGGCCTCACAGTGACATTATCATCACCCACACCGTCTGA